The following proteins come from a genomic window of Girardinichthys multiradiatus isolate DD_20200921_A chromosome 8, DD_fGirMul_XY1, whole genome shotgun sequence:
- the amacr gene encoding alpha-methylacyl-CoA racemase isoform X2, whose translation MALAGVKVIELAGLAPAPFCGMVLADFGAKVIRVDRTKVFITGDTLARGKRSVAINLKTADGVALLRRLCVQSDVVLEPYRKGVMEKLGLSPYELLRENPRLIFARLTGYGQNGCYATAAGHDINYLAMSALLERTRSGKGQIIDASMVEGAAFTGSFLWKSLRLGFWNRPRGENLLDSGAPFYDTYKTLDGQYLAVGAMEAEFYDQLLKGLELDAAELPPQMSISDWPELKQLFTERFASKTQADWLRIFDGTDACVTPVLSFDQVSSHPHNRERGSFIKNSSGEEFPRPAPVLSRTPAEPCLASDPAVGEHTVEVLQDYGYTSTEIDKMLASGVVECNAVKAKL comes from the exons ATGGCACTGGCGGGAGTGAAAGTCATTGAGTTGGCAGGTCTCGCTCCAGCACCGTTCTGTGGCATGGTCCTGGCAGACTTTGGAGCCAAGGTGATCCGTGTGGACCGAACTAAGGTTTTCATAACCGGGGACACTTTAGCTCGCGGGAAACGGTCTGTCGCCATCAACCTGAAAACAGCAGATGGCGTGGCTTTGCTAAGGAGGCTCTGTGTTCAGTCTGATGTTGTGCTAGAGCCCTATCGCAAAG GTGTTATGGAAAAACTTGGTCTTAGCCCATATGAGCTACTAAGAGAAAACCCTCGTCTGATCTTTGCTCGGTTGACGGGATATGGCCAGAATGGGTGTTACGCTACAGCAGCTGGACATGACATCAACTACCTTGCCATGTCAG CACTGCTGGAGCGGACAAGGTCGGGGAAAGGACAGATCATCGATGCTAGCATG GTGGAAGGAGCAGCATTTACAGGTTCATTTTTATGGAAGTCTCTTCGTCTTGGTTTCTGGAATCGTCCTAGAGGAGAGAACTTGTTGGACAGCGGAGCTCCCTTCTACGATACCTACAAGACTCTGGATGGACAATACTTGGCTGTGGGTGCCATGGAGGCAGAGTTTTATGACCAGCTGCTTAAGG gCTTAGAATTGGATGCTGCAGAGTTGCCCCCTCAGATGAGCATTAGTGATTGGCCGGAACTGAAGCAGCTTTTCACCGAGCGCTTCGCCTCAAAGACCCAGGCGGACTGGTTGAGAATTTTTGATGGGACTGATGCCTGTGTCACACCTGTGTTGTCTTTCGACCAGGTGAGCTCTCATCCTCACAATAGAGAGAGAGGCTCTTTCATAAAAAACTCCAGCGGGGAGGAGTTCCCCCGGCCAGCTCCGGTTCTGTCTCGGACTCCTGCTGAGCCCTGTCTCGCTTCCGACCCAGCAGTTGGAGAACACACAGTCGAGGTGCTGCAAGACTACGGCTATACTTCAACTGAGATAGACAAGATGTTAGCATCCGGCGTTGTGGAGTGTAATGCTGTCAAGGCAAAGCTGTAG
- the amacr gene encoding alpha-methylacyl-CoA racemase isoform X1: MALAGVKVIELAGLAPAPFCGMVLADFGAKVIRVDRTKVFITGDTLARGKRSVAINLKTADGVALLRRLCVQSDVVLEPYRKGVMEKLGLSPYELLRENPRLIFARLTGYGQNGCYATAAGHDINYLAMSGLLSRLGRSGEKPYAPPILIADFAGGGLTCALGIVLALLERTRSGKGQIIDASMVEGAAFTGSFLWKSLRLGFWNRPRGENLLDSGAPFYDTYKTLDGQYLAVGAMEAEFYDQLLKGLELDAAELPPQMSISDWPELKQLFTERFASKTQADWLRIFDGTDACVTPVLSFDQVSSHPHNRERGSFIKNSSGEEFPRPAPVLSRTPAEPCLASDPAVGEHTVEVLQDYGYTSTEIDKMLASGVVECNAVKAKL; encoded by the exons ATGGCACTGGCGGGAGTGAAAGTCATTGAGTTGGCAGGTCTCGCTCCAGCACCGTTCTGTGGCATGGTCCTGGCAGACTTTGGAGCCAAGGTGATCCGTGTGGACCGAACTAAGGTTTTCATAACCGGGGACACTTTAGCTCGCGGGAAACGGTCTGTCGCCATCAACCTGAAAACAGCAGATGGCGTGGCTTTGCTAAGGAGGCTCTGTGTTCAGTCTGATGTTGTGCTAGAGCCCTATCGCAAAG GTGTTATGGAAAAACTTGGTCTTAGCCCATATGAGCTACTAAGAGAAAACCCTCGTCTGATCTTTGCTCGGTTGACGGGATATGGCCAGAATGGGTGTTACGCTACAGCAGCTGGACATGACATCAACTACCTTGCCATGTCAG GCCTTTTATCCCGACTGGGTCGCAGTGGAGAGAAGCCCTACGCTCCTCCAATTCTTATAGCAGACTTTGCTGGTGGTGGTCTTACTTGTGCTCTGGGGATTGTTTTAGCACTGCTGGAGCGGACAAGGTCGGGGAAAGGACAGATCATCGATGCTAGCATG GTGGAAGGAGCAGCATTTACAGGTTCATTTTTATGGAAGTCTCTTCGTCTTGGTTTCTGGAATCGTCCTAGAGGAGAGAACTTGTTGGACAGCGGAGCTCCCTTCTACGATACCTACAAGACTCTGGATGGACAATACTTGGCTGTGGGTGCCATGGAGGCAGAGTTTTATGACCAGCTGCTTAAGG gCTTAGAATTGGATGCTGCAGAGTTGCCCCCTCAGATGAGCATTAGTGATTGGCCGGAACTGAAGCAGCTTTTCACCGAGCGCTTCGCCTCAAAGACCCAGGCGGACTGGTTGAGAATTTTTGATGGGACTGATGCCTGTGTCACACCTGTGTTGTCTTTCGACCAGGTGAGCTCTCATCCTCACAATAGAGAGAGAGGCTCTTTCATAAAAAACTCCAGCGGGGAGGAGTTCCCCCGGCCAGCTCCGGTTCTGTCTCGGACTCCTGCTGAGCCCTGTCTCGCTTCCGACCCAGCAGTTGGAGAACACACAGTCGAGGTGCTGCAAGACTACGGCTATACTTCAACTGAGATAGACAAGATGTTAGCATCCGGCGTTGTGGAGTGTAATGCTGTCAAGGCAAAGCTGTAG